The Electrophorus electricus isolate fEleEle1 chromosome 15, fEleEle1.pri, whole genome shotgun sequence genome segment TAATCaatttttgtgtgcatgtgaacaggAGTCTAGGGGTTGTAAGCCTGGCTATAGCATTTTAATTTGACACAATTTCATGGTGAAATTGAGTGACAGTGTCTGATACATTGCTCACAGCACATACAAAGGAATGATGAGATCATTAAATCACCTTCATGCAATCATACCCTCCTCCCCCAGGTCATCTGATAATCTGATAACCTGATTATACGCTGTTCCAAACTCTTTttcctcatttattttataCCTCATATTCCAATTGGACATGTAAGCCGTAAGCAAAAAGACACCTACAAACCCATGCTTTTAAACACCTACAAAAGCATGCTTTTAATTCAGCATATATTCCACCAAATCTAGAATAAAACCAGAGAAGATATGTCTGTTAGAATGCCTGTATCTGACTCACCTGCACACAATAAATATATGCGCAATATTTAAAGATATGTTTATAAAGGAccaacaaaacattaaacaatttCGAACAGAGAAGAGTGaaaacaagacaacaaaaacTCAAAAACGTCTTACAGTAATTCAATCATttgctgccctctactggttTTAACGTgaaatttgtttgtgtttttgagcTGAGTGTAACGTATTAGAAGTGTCCatagtgatttttaaaaaaggtttcacGCCCTAGCAGTTAAGCGTGCCTTTGTGCATGGTTGGAGGGTTGCTAGGGCTTTTCTTCATATTCCTAAAAGTCTTATTCTCTGGTTAAGGTCTCCAAACCCAAACTTCCTAGCAACCTCTTTTTATTGTACTCCACCCACAAGCTGTGCCACCTTAAAATAAATACCTCAAACACAGCAACGTAAGCTCCCTAACGCCTAGCTCATACATGACTGACAGACAAGGGTAGGTAAACTTTGCTTTTTAATATACCTTATGTGTGACTAGTGTTTTGCCATTTGGCTTTTAAAGTGCACTTGTGGCCAGCTTTGTTCAAAACCTGAACCTGAGCCTATCATTCTATAACTTTTCTCTGAAAgagtaatttttaatttttgttgcaCCTGTcagtttttatattatttagatTTACAGAGTGTCTTTTGACTAGGAAGTTGTATATTGAATAAATATCATTACTACTATATGAAATTGATATCACTTGATAATTTTAGTATTATACAGTGATTATAGTGTAAACATCATCAGTACTTAGTCATAGAGTTCAgaattacattatatattatttgtttttagctTGTTCCCATGACTTTAATAGTGAGCATTCACTAAGCATTACTGAACTATAGTTTTTAGAAAAATGTTCTGAGCTCATATGTAATTATGTGCCGTTTACTAACACCAGCTCTACTACTAACACCATGTCTATGTTTCAGTCAAAGGATTACAATTTCTTATACTACCtcacatttgcaatttaaatTCAGCACAGCATAAATGCAGCAATGGGTTCTGCAGATATATTGAATTCAGGAACATCATTCTACTTCAACACCAaacttctcttctctgctcatcAAAATTTTATCTTATCTCGTGGGCATAAACCCATACTACCAAATAAATCTTCAAGCTACACTGACTTCTGGAAAATCAAACCACCTGACTTCAGTCCAAAACTGTACCGGTCCCTAAACTTACCacggattaaaaaaaaaaacttgaaccTGGCTAAACTCACAGATGACTGTGCAGAAATGTCTCAAAGGACTGATAAAATGTATCAAATCATATCATCGAAACCAGAACAGAAGAGGACTGAACCACCATTAATGGCATCATACAGATCCCCTGGTTCATTAGAATTAAAGCTACTGTTTGTGAAGTCAGGAAAACATCCCAGCATTCCTTATAAAGATCCAAAGCCTCACAATTTCAGACCTGTAAGTTTACAGTgaaggtgtttttcttttttaaacactagATGGCACTTTTCTTTATGAGAATTGACCCTTCACTTATTTGCACTGAACTCTAGGTTGATGAAAAACTGCCAGATATGGTGTTCTCCATAGAAAAAGATCCTGGAAATGTGAACTTCAAGACTCAGTTATTAGGAGCAAGTAAGCTTTATATCCTTTTAGCCTATGTTAGCAGAGTCAACATATGATGATTAAAGGCCACCAATACATTGAGGATAATAGtattgtgctttatttattctaaaatagACACGTATAAAGGTAAAATCTAAACTGAAAGGTTTGTACCACTTTTGGTCCATATATGGGTTGGAAATAGCCCCCAGGTAATTGTGCTTCACAGCTATTTTATAAAGATGTTTAAACAGTTACAGGCATCCAGTCTGAGCCAAACCTTTtccagagagagacactgaggaAACTGAATACCTTTAAACCAGCAGAACCCAAATGGGATGCTAGCCTCATGCTGCCGAGGTCTCCTTGGCCACCCAAGTCAGCTTCTTATACAGTGAGTGTGGTTTGAATCCACTGGCCATAGTACAATTATTAGTGGTTATATGTTGCTTATATAGCTTATATATAAGCTTCTTTACTAGTTTTCTGACCATGAGGCCTAACTTCTCTAATCATTTAAGAAGTATGATTTGGCTAAAATGctctaataatatatttttccagAGGCATCAGCGTAGAAGAGGAGTGTACAGTGCTTTGATGGACCGTGTAGAGGAGAAGCTCTCCAGCACATGCATAAAAGAACAATAGTTTCGAATCATGAGGGAAAACTGGGttaaagcaaagaaaacagttttaacatttacttttattctGTTGCCTACATTGTATTCACTGGTCCTGAAGGCtttatcagaaaaataaaacttttcCAAGATGGGGAATGTGAATCTGATTGGGCTATTATTGGAATGGGGTGGGCAAGTGTTATAAAGTACAAAGCGCTTGTGGACATTTACGTAATTTacgttttataaataaaaaaattacctACACCTGGTGAAAGCGGGCTACGTCTTTTGTCAATTGTCCCTGAACGTGACTATGATATTTTAATTATCTCTATTTTCTAAGATACCACACCAAGTAAAGTAGgacataaaaacaatatttgattgaagaatatacaaaaaaaatgtaactatgTAAGCACAACATCTGtaagagttttaaaaaatgttaacgCATAATTTATAACTAggtgaatgaaagaatgaatgcaTGTATGAAAGTTCACATCTTTAGACTTTCTCTAGATTGTTGCAAGTCACCGGACCCCCACGGTGAGTCACGGCTCTTCAGGCGTGGTTCTCAGTCACCAATCATTGTTGCGTCACAAATCCCAAGGCGTGGTCCTCAGTGACCAATCATTTTAAAGGTAAATAAACGCTTGACTTGCGTAACAGTGGGCTTGGTTCAGTCAGCAGTGTGATGTGGAAGTTGGTCGTTGGAATGAAGTCAAAGTTCTGAGCAACGGTtcattagctaacctagctaacgaaTCTGCGTGTGGTGAGTGAAATGTTGAGCTTTCTGTCGGTCGCATTTCGTTTAACAGACTATTAGGTTTAAAAGGATTTTAGTGGAAAGTGAAAGGAAGACAACAGTTTCGTTTGGCTGTGCTCGCTCTGTAGTTTACGCTTGTTGGCAGTCCTATGTTAGGTGACCAAGGTGTGAAAAGGTAGAACTGAGGAAATTCAACTAGCTTAGCTTAGTTTAGCTTAGCTAAATCAGTGTAGCCTTACTTCACAGGTTGTTGGCTAATAGCTTTAACATTTTGCTAGCCAGCTAATCTGCTgctagataaaaaaaaatactatcgTATTGCAACAGTCCAaaactgttgtgttgtgctttCTGTTTAACACCTGTTGTTCCATAGAGCGATAGATGGCGTAAGGTAACGTTAGCTACCTATTTCTACAGGTTAACATGTTCTCTTAATGTGTTAATTATGTTGACAGcttaaaattcatttaaaaaaaattttctCTTTCTTAAGAGTAATTCGGAGTCCACATCAAAAGTACAACGATGGATCTTTATTTTCGACACTTTTTATTCTGATAATTTACCACGTTAAAAGAAAATGGGAAACGGATTATCAGATCAATCCAGTTTATTTTCCAATCTTCCGTTCTGCAAATGTCTCCACATCGCGATTTTGGGTCTGGACTCTGCAGGGAAAACCACAGTACTGTATAGACTACAGCTCAACGAATTTGTGAACACAGTTCCCACTAAAGGATTCAATTCAGAGAGAGTAGAGCTCTTACTTGGGACCTCTGGGAAGGTGGTGTTTCACTTCTGGGATGTTGGCGGTCAGGAGAGACTGCGTCCACTCTGGAAGTCGTACACTCGCTGCACGGACGGTATTGTGTTTGTGGTCGACTCTGTGGATGTGGAGAGGTTGGAGGAGGCGAAAACAGAACTTCACAAAACGATACGATCCTCAGAGAACCAAGGTGTGCCTGTGCTTATTTTAGCTAACAAGCAGGACTTGAGAAACTCCCTCTCCCTGTCAGAAATGATGAGTATGCTGGCACTTGGTGAGCTAGGACCAACAACTCCATGGCATCTGCAACCAACCTGTGCTATAATCGGTGATGGTCTAACAGAAGGGCTTGAAAAGCTCTATGACATGATCCTCAAACGGAGAAAGATGCTAAGacagcagaaaaagaaatgaatgaaattgtGGTGTTATAAAGTAGTCATCACCACCCCCTTCTTGTCATTTGACTGAGTTTTATCAGTTTGACAGGCTATTTTGTCATCTTTAAGCCTATGGCTTTAATCAGCTTTGTCCGTAGGAGGAGACCATACATTTATGAAGGAATACTGGAAAGAAACAGTCTAAAAATGGCTCTGAAGATTGCAAATTGAGTGCTTCTTTACTTGATATGTTAAGGTGTGAAAGGTGCATGccaacatgcacatatatatccTGCTTAAAAAAAGATCAGTCTTAAACCTGCTGGATGAAATGTAATGTGAAGGTTGTGAAAGTGCAGATTATTACAGATCAGCTACTGTTTAACCCCAAAACAATGGGGGTTCCAGTGTGCTTGTTTACTTGATTTTTGCCCTGTAACATGTTTACCACACAGTGCAACctatttcatttcacatttagtTTGAAAGGTTTTTGACTTTTCATGGCAAAAATGCTTCTACATTTTTCCCCATTCACCCTGCttttctgtctgcctttttATGATctcattttcagcctttttgtAAATCGTTCTTTACATGCACTTTAGATGTCATTATCTATACTAAAATGTTGTTgggtttcattttaatgtaaaagtgttgggttttttttgttttttttccatttaagcTTGAGTTTGTAATATGCtctaagagaaaaaaaagtctgtcaatttaaaatttaatatatattctaAGACTTGCACACTGGTTTATGTTGTAACAGGTATAAGCCTAATTACTTCTGTAAAACCTGTTTTCAACTTTGGCTCCATGTTCAAAATACAATAACAGTGTTTTACCATATTGTTCATATTGACCTATGCTCTGTAGGGTGTATTAATCCAGTAATTAATACAGTAGGGTGTGTTGTAGAATGTTgacttcttcttttgttttgtctgagtACATCTGCTAACATGTAAATAGAAATCTCAttctgtggtgttttttttctggagggCGGAAAAAAAGTGCTGAGTGTAGTGAGAGGTGTTTGTGGAGCACGTCTCCCTTTATTCCAGCTGTAGCTCGTAAATCCACAGTGTCAAGGTCTCCTCCTTCTGTTCCACTGACCTGACTTGAGCACGTTTCGGGATGGCCAAATGCAAGAAAGATGGTGTCTACATAATGACACTTGTGAATAGCTTGCAAGGtagtggttagaggtgtattaTGCATAAGGTGAGTGGGCTTGACCCTGTGTGAGGCTTAATGATTTGACACAGTATATTTGGCACCTCGTCCTGTGCATAATTccatttacatgtttatgtatttgaaagTATGGGATCTAGAATTTGAATTGTAATGTGAATTTGGCATGCTTTTCTTTAATTGAATATATCTGCAgtataaacaaatgcatgtaGACAGTGCTCTTTCGAAGCACTGACAGGTAAATGGACTACAGAGCTGCATTCCTTTATGCTAGGGCCGAGGGACTTTTCCTTGCCATTGTGTAGATTTTCATCTGAATAGAGAGCACTGTGCTCACATTGTGCCCTCACTTCATtgtgcatgctttttttttttttggcacattCATGTTCCTTTGTGTGGGGCAGAAGTACATTTCCATGTGAATCCGTGCTCTGGCAGCCTGTGAAACTTGAGCTATGAGAACTGCCCTGTGCAATAGTAGAGGATGAAGCTTCCGTGTTTCTGTGCTGCATTCAAGCTGCTTGgaatttaatttgtgtttgttagttttAATGTCATAAGACCTCAGTATCATCTTGAGCATTACCATGTGGGTGgtataaaatttacattttctcaCAGTGCTTAATTAGGTCCCCTCTCTTCTCAAAAGACAGGCTACAGAGCAGACCTCATACACAGCTGGGAATCAGTTTTTGTTAAAGGGAGAGTTTTCAAACCCATACATTACCTTCTCCCATGGTGTCTTGTCATTTTAGATATGATTTCCTCCTCAGATTCATGCTTTGCTTCTAACACAGTAATACCTGAACAAGATGCTGTGTTGCAGCGCACGAGAAACATTGATTGGACAGTTTGACGTTCAATGGTAACTGGTCCCATAAATCTTTGTTAAAtatcacacaaaccacacagaaTAGGACAAACCTCataagagacagacaggtagtaTAAAAATTCTTAGTCCTATTGTGTGCATGAAATGTTGCCACGGTATGTGCACAGGGCTTCCTTTTTAACCACCCCACCAGGTTGAGTAGAGCTATAGAGCAGtgtttaaatgaataatccagACCAGTCAGCCTAGTCTCTAGGGCTTGAGGTGGACTTCTATTCAAGTTTAAAACACCTTGATACGTGTCATTTCATGTTCCCATCAACATGGCACACAATGAAAAAGCCTGAAAAGCTGTAAAATTATCATCA includes the following:
- the arl4aa gene encoding ADP-ribosylation factor-like 4aa yields the protein MGNGLSDQSSLFSNLPFCKCLHIAILGLDSAGKTTVLYRLQLNEFVNTVPTKGFNSERVELLLGTSGKVVFHFWDVGGQERLRPLWKSYTRCTDGIVFVVDSVDVERLEEAKTELHKTIRSSENQGVPVLILANKQDLRNSLSLSEMMSMLALGELGPTTPWHLQPTCAIIGDGLTEGLEKLYDMILKRRKMLRQQKKK